One Trichoderma atroviride chromosome 7, complete sequence DNA segment encodes these proteins:
- a CDS encoding uncharacterized protein (BUSCO:EOG092D1718), with translation MTEVGHTDLSRLLQSKRNEFNAIVASRKRKLRELFAVATQAESLPQDAFANPDAPATTAAEWQFLQTSEILQGKTLNEQAIPLRPLLSVDLLKRLIAKSIQEAALHSPTLPTPAAASTKEDAFVSKQQTLPSDGFASTESQPTPPEDTTKPSAKLTKPPPTPVTLTSSSIVPHPAGASAVPVQPKAISTPSTVLPPAKDETKQPDRTTNGAASEDATPERKPAQVSFPPGTKGSPSEESSDTVPTRAEGDADVTENRVVDKLQSSQTGRNQELSIKVPHSLTKVPDALSSPGSTAPSATTPGVHDVSADTSPEHDAPQYMHDRLEEDAEEKEERGDELEDIAETDTGAMPTRAKHDEPEPKATTLDEDQLLQESIRSSAAAASPELIKASSGLEVKTNATNSNQGADPAAKQDIELQDKHAQPSAAPAAKPAIEVPDSQEETPEKMDVDATRVTKSESTELLPTQTPAAPPPASINAAVKSTPAREPLPAPERAVTRVSSGAMRLKSVSEIVGESPRSATITERSTTKAPQNHQLTPVTSTPQSPPPRPKNMNKRDRSKAQVSTVLFGKQPKQVEEKALVPGQKETIQPSDDYYTPLFIQNFTGATNWMQPIEKILFHANKTIATPDAYLAIQDHQACKVLRRVYHLQQHDKWSLRQPKRCPEPTRPPSHWDVLFQEMKWMRTDFREERKWKMAVAKNIAYACADWVESTPEERKAMQVAAFIPPLKTDDVPMGDADAPDAEAENHPTPDLITEDADSPQILDNLSEDFPETVAPSAIFALQEDDVVFALRQSPASDKLLEELPLYGAPLKIPRFELTGPEYDPDAHWRRPALPLSKYVEGEMKLLSDGPPRKRSRYSYYNEESDDEKESAFDADTLAHNVRLPPRSTEVALFTPESKHIRDRLHAGHQFRPPSEHPMPLQSFYETRSSSQWTVVEDDELRSLVREHSYNWSLISNLLSTRSIFASGAERRTPWECFERWINLEGLPADMQKTQYFKAYNTRIDAAQRIIAQQNQLAAQRASQEGGQVTPIRRRQSTPLRVERRRNQKHLTLIDAMRKLAKKRETTIQKQQHSATQNAAKKANDTMSQRPGKTPRDYSIMRWERDQALAEKMAQFAQRQEAQRRATLQARAQAQSAQLAAPGVPVPGAQNPAHLAAAAANSVNGVVNRPGAPNPLAVAAAAAAAAAQSRARLPMQAPANGMDGVGVQAQMSSNLAPPAQMNGIPQAQLQALQAMQAQHRMQMPGQQPDANMMMRAQRISEQQRAAAQIQHAQQQAQAGVVGGGTPVPQAQQNSSPAMRNGVPAIAQQQTFMNTAQAMMASFNAANGHTSATSGLHMPTLTNSGSPGPRLPTQIPPTIAAQINALEANFRSKNPNLSPEQLRHLATDQLTRAMMAQRQSAMNAAAGQPGIATSIAATTSPHQYAALLRQQQQQQAQAQAQAQAQAQAQAQAQAQAQQQAQRQQQHTPQPQQPQHQQPQQHQQQRPQQVPQVQAQQAAQQQAQPQQQQQSPALVQQQQQRSTPQPQQPQQSQPPPPPQPQPQLQAPTQAQAQPQVQTPAQVQQQQAQSQPQSQASPQLPTNPPSVSPVPVQRQASGSATPSSSK, from the exons ATGACTGAGGTCGGCCACACCGATCTATCGAGGCTGCTTCAATCCAAGCGTAACGAATTCAA TGCAATCGTAGCGTCTCGGAAGAGGAAACTTCGCGAGCTCTTCGCTGTCGCGACGCAGGCCGAGAGCCTCCCGCAGGATGCCTTCGCGAATCCCGACGCGCCGGCCACTACTGCTGCGGAATGGCAGTTTCTTCAGACCAGCGAAATCTTGCA GGGCAAAACTCTGAACGAACAAGCTATTCCGCTACGGCCCTTACTTTCGGTTGATTTATTGAAACGATTAATCGCAAAATCAATACAGGAAGCAGCCCTACACTCCCCAACGCTCCCCACGCCGGCTGCTGCATCtacaaaagaagatgctttCGTCTCAAAACAGCAAACTCTACCGTCCGATGGCTTTGCGTCGACCGAGTCACAGCCTACGCCTCCCGAGGATACCACCAAACCGTCAGCGAAATTAACGAAACCTCCGCCAACTCCTGTCACCTTAACGTCCAGCAGCATCGTGCCACATCCAGCTGGAGCCTCTGCCGTTCCTGTCCAGCCCAAGGCTATTTCCACGCCTTCCACCGTTCTGCCGCCTGCAAAGGATGAAACGAAACAGCCCGATCGAACGACCAATGGAGCAGCGAGTGAAGATGCTACACCCGAACGGAAACCAGCACAAGTTTCTTTCCCGCCGGGGACCAAGGGATCGCCTTCAGAGGAATCATCCGATACAGTACCGACGAGAGCAGAAGGGGATGCAGACGTTACGGAAAATAGAGTAGTCGATAAGCTTCAATCGAGCCAGACGGGACGTAATCAGGAGCTGTCTATCAAGGTCCCGCACAGTTTGACCAAGGTTCCAGATGCGCTTTCATCTCCTGGATCAACGGCACCAAGTGCCACGACTCCTGGGGTCCATGATGTGTCGGCGGATACCAGCCCTGAGCATGATGCTCCTCAGTACATGCATGATCGATTGGAGGAAGACgctgaagagaaagaagagaggggcGATGAGTTGGAAGATATTGCAGAAACAGATACGGGAGCTATGCCAACCAGGGCAAAACACGATGAACCAGAGCCAAAAGCTACTACACTGGATGAAgatcagcttctccaggaGTCCATTCGTTCAAGTGCTGCCGCCGCAAGCCCGGAACTAATAAAAGCTTCTTCCGGACTCGAAGTCAAGACCAACGCTACAAACTCTAATCAAGGGGCGGACCCCGCCGCAAAGCAAGATATCGAGCTGCAAGATAAACATGCTCAGCCATCGGCGGCGCCAGCCGCGAAGCCCGCCATTGAAGTTCCGGACAGCCAAGAAGAAACCCCAGAAAAAATGGATGTGGATGCCACCCGGGTCACGAAGTCTGAAAGCACCGAATTGCTTCCAACTCAGACGCCTGCTGCCccgcctccagcttccaTAAACGCTGCGGTCAAGTCTACGCCTGCCAGGGAGCCACTTCCGGCTCCCGAAAGGGCAGTCACAAGGGTATCATCTGGAGCAATGCGACTGAAATCTGTATCGGAAATTGTGGGGGAGAGCCCGCGGTCTGCCACCATCACAGAACGAAGCACGACCAAAGCACCGCAAAACCACCAGTTGACGCCGGTTACCTCGACGCCTCAATCGCCGCCCCCTAGGCCGAAGAATATGAACAAAAGAGACAGGTCAAAAGCTCAGGTGTCAACCGTTTTATTCggcaagcagcccaagcaggtggaagagaaggcgCTGGTCCCTggccaaaaagaaacaattcAACCATCCGATGACTACTACACCCCTCTTTTCATTCAGAACTTTACAGGCGCGACAAACTGGATGCAACCTATTGAAAAGATCCTTTTCCACGCAAACAAAACCATCGCCACCCCTGACGCTTATCTCGCTATACAAGATCACCAGGCCTGTAAGGTACTCCGTAGAGTATATCACCTACAGCAACATGACAAGTGGTCTCTTCGACAGCCAAAGCGGTGCCCAGAGCCGACTCGCCCGCCGTCACATTGGGATGTTTTGTTTCAGGAGATGAAATGGATGCGGACGGATTttcgagaagaaagaaaatggaaGATGGCCGTGGCCAAAAATATTGCCTACGCCTGTGCGGATTGGGTTGAATCGACTCCTGAAGAGCGCAAAGCAATGCAGGTCGCCGCGTTTATCCCTCCGTTGAAGACGGATGATGTGCCGATGGGTGATGCCGATGCACCtgatgctgaggctgaaaaCCATCCGACTCCGGATCTCATAACGGAAGATGCAGATTCGCCCCAGATTCTGGACAATCTTAGTGAGGATTTCCCTGAAACTGTTGCACCTTCCGCCATATTTGCCCTGCAAGAGGATGACGTAGTATTTGCTCTACGGCAATCACCTGCCTCAGACAAGTTGTTGGAAGAGCTACCTTTGTATGGGGCCCCTTTGAAGATCCCGCGGTTCGAGCTTACAGGACCAGAATATGATCCTGACGCTCATTGGCGACGACCCGCTCTGCCTCTAAGCAAGTATGTTGAGGGAGAAATGAAGCTGCTCTCTGACGGCCCTCCACGAAAGCGCAGTCGGTACAGTTATTATAACGAAGAATCTGATGACGAAAAGGAGAGCGCGTTCGATGCGGATACACTCGCACACAATGTCCGGCTTCCACCTAGAAGCACTGAGGTTGCGTTATTTACCCCAGAGTCGAAACACATCCGCGATCGGCTGCACGCTGGCCACCAGTTCCGGCCACCTTCCGAACATCCCATGCCGCTACAGAGCTTTTACGAAACTCGCAGTTCTTCACAGTGGACCGtggttgaagatgacgagctCCGTAGCTTGGTTCGTGAACACTCTTATAATTGGTCACTAATTTCCAATCTGCTATCCACCAGATCAATATTTGCATCGGGTGCAGAGAGGAGGACGCCGTGGGAATGCTTCGAAAGATGGATAAACCTTGAAGGTCTTCCAGCTGATATGCAGAAGACGCAATACTTCAAAGCGTACAACACCAGGATCGATGCAGCTCAACGTATCATTGCTCAGCAAAACCAATTGGCAGCACAGCGAGCTTCCCAGGAGGGAGGGCAAGTAACACCAATTCGACGAAGGCAGTCTACTCCACTGAGAGTTGAAAGGCGCCGAAATCAAAAGCACTTGACTCTCATTGATGCCATGAGGAAGCTTgccaagaaaagagagacgacaattcagaagcagcagcattcgGCAACTCAAAACGCTGCGAAGAAGGCCAACGATACTATGTCTCAACGCCCAGGAAAAACTCCGCGGGACTATAGTATAATGCGCTGGGAACGCGACCAAGCTCTGGCTGAAAAGATGGCGCAGTTTGCGCAGCGGCAGGAAGCTCAACGACGA GCTACTCTCCAGGCCAGAGCCCAAGCCCAATCCGCCCAGCTGGCTGCACCCGGAGTGCCCGTACCAGGCGCTCAAAATCCCGCTCATCTtgcggccgctgctgccaacaGCGTCAATGGCGTGGTCAACCGACCCGGAGCTCCTAATCCGCTTGCTgtcgctgcggctgctgctgcggctgcggcacaGAGTCGCGCACGTTTGCCCATGCAGGCACCTGCTAACGGCATGGACGGTGTAGGCGTTCAGGCGCAGATGAGCAGCAATCTCGCTCCACCGGCGCAGATGAACGGCATCCCGCAGGCTCAGTTGCAAGCTCTACAAGCAATGCAGGCCCAGCACAGGATGCAAATGCCTGGCCAGCAACCTGATGCCAACATGATGATGCGCGCGCAACGCATCTCCGAGCAGCAACGAGCCGCGGCCCAGATTCAACatgcgcagcagcaagcccaaGCCGGCGTTGTAGGAGGAGGAACCCCTGTTCCGCAAGCGCAGCAGAATTCCTCGCCCGCTATGCGAAACGGAGTCCCTGCTATTGCTCAACAGCAAACCTTTATGAACACTGCTCAGGCTATGATGGCGTCTTTCAACGCTGCTAACGGCCATACCTCAGCAACGAGTGGTCTGCATATGCCTACACTTACCAACAGTGGTTCCCCGGGCCCTCGACTGCCAACGCAAATTCCTCCCACCATAGCCGCGCAGATCAACGCTCTAGAAGCCAACTTTAGGAGCAAGAATCCTAACCTGTCACCTGAGCAACTTCGCCATCTCGCTACTGATCAGTTGACACGCGCTATGATGGCGCAACGGCAGAGTGCCATGAACGCTGCTGCGGGACAGCCCGGCATTGCAACTAGTATTGCTGCTACCACCAGCCCTCATCAATATGCCGCGCTGCTTCgtcaacaacagcagcagcaggctcaggctcaagCGCaggcccaagcccaagcccaagcacaggctcaggctcaggcacaggcacagcagcaggcacaacgccaacaacagcatacgccgcagccgcagcagcctcagcatcagcagccacaacaacatcaacagcagcggcctcAGCAGGTTCCTCAGGTGCAAGCGCAACAGGCggctcagcagcaagcccagccacagcaacagcaacagtcTCCCGCCCtggtgcagcagcaacagcagcggtCAACTCCacagccccagcagccgcaacaATCTCaacctccacctccacctcaacctcaacctcaacttcAGGCTCCGACTCAAGCTCAGGCCCAACCTCAAGTGCAGACTCCAGCCCAGgtacagcaacagcaagccCAGTCACAGCCGCAATCTCAAGCCTCACCTCAGTTACCGACGAATCCCCCATCGGTCAGTCCGGTACCCGTTCAGCGTCAGGCTAGCGGAAGCGCAACACCTTCTTCAAGCAAATAA
- a CDS encoding uncharacterized protein (TransMembrane:13 (n6-17c21/22o37-59i71-88o100-119i131-153o165-186i198-217o237-260i272-288o294-312i324-346o358-384i405-424o430-452i)), with translation MATMAATQLAGLGFKLLRREAEEDDPEEGDSAQKELFAAWALFISIMLLIIAFFTSYMLQQKKVTAIHETVISIFAGMVVGLVLLITSGDSIRNLISFDYQIFFNLLLPPIILSSGYELHQANFFRNIGTILTFAFAGTFLSAVVIGLILWIFNLVPGSLKLTLVDAISVGATLSATDPVTILAIFNTYKVDPKLYTIIFGESILNDAIAIVIFETAQKYNKGEANYGIISFFEGTGIFLLVFFSSMLIGVIVGVGTALLLKFTYVRRFPKIESCLIILIAYATYFFSHGLHMSGIVSLLFCGITLKHYAYFNMSRRTQLTTKYIFQIMSQLSENFIFIYLGLALFTDNALQFEPPLIIVTICAVCAARWVAVFPLSKAINWFIRYRARRRGLEVGDELPYNYQAMLFWAGLRGAVGVALAALLTGENSYALRATVLVVVVLTVIIFGGTTARMLEILGIRTGVVEEIDSDDEFDIESFGTGLQIKRSGSAIGYNPRRNGNVALNNLSAPADSSAAYVSGHSSPHTGVKPNNLSRKNSLRNPTDSERADLLRANAEDSDIGSDIDISDLPPPAARRSPRPPVSPNPPGSEGSAFMSPAEPASNSTPITASGAFRQLLSTEDPASLFRQLDEDFIKPHLLLHGDGGRGGGNGSGAV, from the exons ATGgccaccatggccgccaCCCAGCTGGCCGGCTTGggcttcaagctcttgc GgcgagaggctgaagaggatgatCCCGAAG AGGGAGATTCCGCGCAGAAAGAGCTCTTCGCAGCATGGGCTCTCTTCATATCCATCATGTTgctcatcatcgccttcttCACAAGCTACATGCTCcagcagaagaaggtgaCGGCGATCCATGAGACAGTCATATCCATCTTTGCAG GAATGGTGGTCGGCCTTGTTCTGCTCATCACTTCCGGCGACTCCATCCGAAACCTCATCAGCTTCGACTACCAGatcttcttcaacctccTCCTACCGCCCATCATCTTGTCCTCCGGCTACGAGCTGCACCAAGCCAACTTCTTCCGAAATATCGGCACCATTTTGACATTCGCATTTGCTGGAACATTTCTGTCCGCCGTCGTCATTGGGCTGATCTTGTGGATCTTCAACTTGGTTCCTGGGTCCTTGAAATTGACTCTTGTTGATGCCATTTCGGTCGGCGCAACCCTCTCCGCCACCGACCCCGTCACCATTCTGGCCATTTTCAACACGTACAAGGTCGATCCTAAGCTGTACAccatcatctttggcgaaTCGATTCTCAAtgacgccatcgccattgtcattTTCGAAACCGCGCAAAAGTACAACAAGGGCGAGGCCAACTATggcatcatcagcttcttcgagGGTACCGGCATCTTCTTGCTCGTTTTCTTCAGCAGTATGCTTATCGGTGTCATCGTGGGTGTCGGTacggctctgctgctcaagTTTACCTACGTGCGGAGGTTCCCCAAGATTGAAAGCTGTTTGATCATTTTGATCGCCTACGCTACTTACTTCTTTTCACACGGTCTACACATGTCTG GTATTGTGTCACTGCTTTTCTGCGGTATCACTCTGAAGCACTACGCCTACTTCAACATGTCGAGGCGCACGCAACTTACCACCAAGTACATCTTCCAAATCATGTCCCAGCTATCTGAAaatttcattttcatttACCTTGGTCTGGCCCTTTTCACAGATAATGCCCTGCAGTTTGAACCTCCTCTCATTATTGTTACCATCTGCGCTGTCTGCGCTGCTCGCTGGGTTGCAGTCTTTCCTCTGTCAAAGGCGATCAACTGGTTTATTCGCTATCGCGCGCGAAGGCGAGGCCTGGAAGTTGGCGATGAGCTCCCCTACAACTACCAGGCCATGCTATTCTGGGCTGGTCTGCGTGGTGCCGTCGGtgtggctctggctgcccTTCTCACTGGTGAAAACTCATACGCCCTTCGGGCCACCGTCTTGGTCGTCGTGGTCCTGACtgtcatcatctttggcggaACCACGGCTCGCATGCTGGAGATTCTCGGTATCCGTACGGGCGTGGTTGAAGAGATTGATAGTGACGACGAGTTTGACATTGAATCATTCGGCACCGGTCTTCAGATCAAACGCTCCGGCTCTGCCATTGGATACAACCCTCGCCGCAACGGCAACGTCGCCTTGAACAACCTGAGCGCGCCTGCAGACAGTTCCGCAGCCTATGTATCTGGCCACTCTTCGCCTCACACGGGCGTCAAGCCGAACAACCTAAGCCGCAAGAACTCTCTCCGCAACCCTACCGACAGCGAGCGAGCCGATCTCCTACGAGCCAACGCCGAAGATTCTGACATTGGTAGCGACATTGACATATCAGACTTGCCGCCCCCTGCCGCTCGTCGCTCTCCTCGCCCGCCCGTCAGCCCCAACCCGCCAGGATCCGAGGGCAGCGCCTTCATGAGTCCCGCCGAGCCAGCGTCAAACTCTACTCCCATAACGGCCTCTGGGGCATTCCGGCAATTGCTCTCGACTGAAGACCCGGCTAGCTTGTTTAGACAGCTGGACGAGGACTTCATCAAGCCTCACTTATTACTTCACGGAGAtggcggcagaggcggtgGTAATGGATCGGGGGCTGTATAA